Proteins co-encoded in one Setaria viridis chromosome 9, Setaria_viridis_v4.0, whole genome shotgun sequence genomic window:
- the LOC117838052 gene encoding uncharacterized protein, with amino-acid sequence MIQLLFLVLFAEGAVALLLMVKVGPLRELAMRVVDQVKTGKGPATVKTLACTLTVILMSDVASILKIQNRGLKLGSVSPMDQVLWRTHLLEASLIGYTLFLAFVIDRLHHYLRKLMTLRKTSSTSREEVEKLQMENQSLREKEGNSSGEMKKLQREIAKLNESMKKLKFENEEHERKASAAEAHVNALQKQSEELLLEYDRLLEDNQILQTQLLSRG; translated from the exons ATGATTCAGCTGCTGTTCCTCGTGCTGTTCGCGGAGGGCGCGGTGGCGCTGCTTCTCATGGTGAAGGTCGGGCCGCTGCGGGAGCTGGCGATGCGCGTCGTGGACCAGGTGAAGACGGGCAAGGGCCCGGCCACCGTGAAGACCCTGGCGTGCACGCTCACCGTGATCCTCATGTCCGACGTTGCCAGCATCCTCAAGATCCAGAACAGGGGGCTCAAGCTCGGCTCCGTCAGCCCCATGGACCAGGTGCTCTGGAGGACGCACCTCCTCGAGGCATCCCTCATTG GATACACTCTATTCCTTGCATTTGTAATCGACCGGCTGCACCACTACCTGCGAAAGCTCATGACGCTGAGGAAAACGTCCAGCACATCAAGGGAGGAGGTCGAGAAACTTCAGATGGAGAACCAATCCCTCCGTGAAAAGGAGGGCAACTCCTCCGGTGAAATGAAGAAGCTCCAGCGGGAGATTGCAAAGCTGAACGAGAGCATGAAGAAGCTGAAATTCGAGAACGAAGAACACGAGAGGAAGGCATCGGCAGCGGAGGCCCATGTGAACGCGCTGCAGAAGCAGTCGGAGGAGCTGCTCCTTGAGTACGACCGGTTGCTGGAAGACAACCAGATCCTGCAGACTCAGCTACTTAGCAGAGGCTGA
- the LOC117838051 gene encoding actin-related protein 2/3 complex subunit 4 — MFTQSRAVGGPFPIRWDQLVSRTLTCLRSHGLRASPFPTLPTGPSWGVPDRAHLYAGHRRSRHPCSSASTYSVPVTRTDRESFAAASAMANTLRLYLTCIRNTLEAAMCLQNFPCQEVERHNKPEVELKTSPELLLNPVLICRNEAEKCLIETSINSIRISMKVKQADELENILAKKFLRFLSMRAEAFQVLRRKPVQGYDISFLITNYHCEDMHKHKLIDFIVQFMEDIDKEISELKLSVNTRGRLVATEFLKQFI, encoded by the exons ATGTTTACACAAAGTCGGGCTGTCGGGGGCCCATTTCCGATCCGGTGGGACCAACTTGTCAGCCGGACGCTGACCTGCCTCCGCAGCCACGGCTTGCGTGCATCCCCTTTCCCCACCCTCCCAACCGGCCCGAGTTGGGGAGTCCCCGACCGTGCTCACCTCtacgccggccaccgccgctctCGTCATCCGTgttcctccgcctccacctatTCCGTCCCCGTCACGCGCACCGACCGCGAATCCTTCGCTGCCGCGTCGGCCATG GCCAATACGTTGCGGTTGTACCTCACTTGCATCCGGAACACTCTAGAGGCGGCGATGTGCCTCCAG AATTTCCCTTGCCAAGAAGTCGAGAGGCACAACAAGCCAGAGGTGGAGCTCAA GACGAGCCCTGAACTTCTACTGAACCCG GTACTGATATGCCGCAATGAAGCAGAAAAATGTTTAATAGAGACTTCAATCAATTCAATACGTATAAGCATGAAG GTTAAGCAAGCAGATGAGTTGGAAAACATTCTTGCAAAGAAATTTCTTAGGTTTTTGTCAATGAGGGCAGAGGCATTCCAAGTGTTAAGGAGAAAACCGGTTCAG GGTTATGATATCAGTTTTCTGATAACAAACTACCATTGCGAGGACATGCATAAGCACAAGCTCATAGATTTCATCGTGCAATTTATGGAG GACATCGACAAGGAGATCAGCGAGTTGAAGCTATCAGTAAACACTCGTGGCCGGCTCGTGGCGACTGAATTCTTGAAGCAGTTCATATGA
- the LOC117838050 gene encoding kinetochore protein NUF2 homolog: protein MATNFSFPEMTPAQIAEGLHSYDIAPNPNLRAEDIAKPQPELLPNVFSLFFTNVVGDNPPDEQLGFDELLVLENPEHHLQAMALRRIYRKARDFLDSIYFGGLTLRDFLRPHPRRIIDILSALVNYLHFRQEKLDVLKPISQEYFEREDQLTELRARVAELQKAKTEHTYNEQMEEPVVQQLQAEVNTLRQKIQEYNTHQLALRSRAKAVDEKKEGLLSKISQADFELIKHSQENSKLLSKIVQSPEKTLKTVEEKKGVRDELKTLEKMAMHKVQEKNNTLEMYTKVCDKLSKHLSKISALHETSTAAKASEKDVKAQKAKISDHSLEMKTIRIRAAEWQSKVHETEVRLKAKEKERDQRIEENKQKMTTLKSEVESELKCLADREREIEEKIAKAADLCSQSDSVEVAGRKKREEIYATFEQVCETANMYMDGIDRSRKEVDEASMAIISQIGP from the exons ATGGCGACCAACTTCTCCTTCCCGGAGATGACGCCGGCGCAGATCGCGGAGGGTCTGCACTCCTACGACATCGCGCCCAACCCCAACCTCCGCGCCGAGGACATCGCCAAACCGCAGCCGGAGCTCCTCCCCAACGTCTTCTCCCTCTTCTTCACCAACGTCGTCGG CGACAACCCCCCCGACGAGCAGCTAGGATTCGATGAGCTGCTGGTGCTCGAAAACCCGGAGCACCACTTGCAAGCCATGGCGCTCAGGCGCATCTACCGGAAGGCCCGGGACTTCCTCGACTCCATCTACTTCGGGGGCCTCACGCTCCGCGACTTCCTCCGCCCCCACCCACGCCGCATCATCGACATCCTCAGCGCCTTAGTCAACTACCTGCACTTCAGGCAGGAGAAGCTCGACGTCCTCAAACCCATCTCGCAAGAGTACTTCGAGCGTGAGGACCAGCTCACGGAGCTCAGGGCTAGGGTCGCCGAG CTTCAGAAGGCGAAAACGGAGCATACCTACAACGAGCAGATGGAGGAGCCCGTGGTCCAGCAGCTCCAGGCGGAGGTCAACACCCTCAGGCAGAAGATTCAAGAGTACAACACGCATCAGTTGGCGCTGAGAAGTAGAGCAAAAGCTGTAGACGAAAAGAAAGAAGGGCTCCTTAGCAAG ATCTCCCAAGCTGATTTTGAGCTGATCAAACATTCGCAAGAAAATTCAAAGCTATTATCCAAAATTGTTCAGTCCCCTGAAAAGACCCTG AAAACCGttgaggagaagaaaggagtCCGTGATGAATTAAAGACCTTGGAGAAGATGGCGATGCATAAAGTCCAGGAGAAAAACAATACTCTTGAGATGTATACGAAG GTCTGTGACAAACTATCCAAGCATCTCTCCAAAATCTCTGCTCTACACGAAACA AGCACTGCTGCTAAAGCTTCTGAGAAGGATGTTAAAGCACAAAAGGCCAAGATTAGTGACCACAGTTTGGAGATGAAGACCATTCGCATTAGAGCTGCTGAATGGCAATCAAAAG TACATGAAACTGAGGTCCGTCTCAAggcaaaggagaaagaaagggaCCAAAGAATCGAAGAGAATAAACAGAAGATGACTACCTTGAAATCTGAAGTTGAATCAGAACTTAAGTGCCTTGCAGACAGAGAAAGGGAAATAGAGGAGAAGATTGCAAAG GCTGCGGATTTATGCTCCCAATCCGATTCGGTAGAGGTTGCTGGCAGAAAAAAACGAGAGGAAATCTATGCCACGTTTGAGCAAGTTTGTGAGACG GCTAACATGTACATGGATGGCATCGATCGTTCCCGCAAAGAAGTTGACGAAGCGAGTATGGCCATTATAAGCCAGATTGGCCCATGA